The Skermanella pratensis genome has a window encoding:
- a CDS encoding carbohydrate kinase family protein — protein MEPTVACIGAAHIDRKATAAGPVVPGSSNPVTLRVGMGGVARNVAENLARLGLSVAMVSRVGTDREGDSVLQGLTDAGIGVEDCTRSATSPTASYTALLDRSGELVIGLADMGIYDELTVELIEPLLSRLERIPVWFIDCNLPAESLRLLLRRKPAGCTVYVDCVSVAKAARLQGILSGIDTLFANGDEAAYLSHVPIRAPLDVCEAGYRLMCNGVGSVVITRGREGAFVASPFDYDFFLPPPVDVNEVTGAGDALVAGVIFGRMGGHSMEDAMRIGLACAAWAVEADETVNPMLNADLAIERAGLLRKSA, from the coding sequence ATGGAGCCCACCGTCGCCTGCATCGGTGCAGCCCACATCGATCGCAAGGCCACCGCTGCCGGTCCGGTCGTCCCGGGAAGTTCGAACCCCGTCACCCTGCGGGTGGGAATGGGCGGGGTTGCCCGCAACGTGGCGGAGAATCTCGCCCGCCTCGGGCTGTCGGTCGCGATGGTGAGCCGGGTCGGCACCGACCGGGAAGGCGACTCGGTGCTCCAGGGCCTGACCGACGCCGGCATCGGCGTGGAAGACTGCACGCGCTCCGCCACCTCGCCGACGGCCTCCTACACAGCCCTGCTGGATCGCAGCGGCGAGCTGGTGATCGGCCTGGCCGACATGGGGATCTACGACGAACTGACGGTCGAGCTCATCGAGCCGCTGCTGTCCCGGCTGGAGCGCATCCCGGTCTGGTTCATCGACTGCAATCTGCCGGCCGAGTCGCTGCGCCTGCTGCTGCGCCGCAAGCCGGCGGGCTGCACGGTCTACGTGGATTGCGTCTCGGTAGCCAAGGCGGCCCGGCTCCAGGGTATCCTGAGCGGGATCGACACGCTGTTCGCCAACGGCGACGAGGCGGCCTACCTCTCCCACGTGCCGATCCGCGCGCCGCTGGACGTGTGCGAGGCGGGCTATCGCCTGATGTGCAACGGCGTGGGCAGCGTGGTAATCACCCGCGGCCGGGAAGGGGCGTTCGTCGCCTCCCCCTTCGACTATGATTTCTTCCTGCCGCCGCCGGTCGATGTCAACGAGGTGACCGGTGCGGGCGACGCCCTTGTGGCGGGCGTGATCTTCGGCCGGATGGGCGGCCATTCGATGGAGGACGCCATGCGGATCGGCTTGGCCTGCGCCGCCTGGGCGGTGGAAGCGGATGAAACCGTGAACCCGATGCTGAACGCCGATCTCGCCATCGAACGCGCGGGACTTTTGCGGAAATCCGCGTAG
- a CDS encoding pseudouridine-5'-phosphate glycosidase, whose product MHDYLAIHPEVAEALQARKAVVALESTIISHGMPYPRNVETARLVERTIRDGGAVPATIAVLDGRIRIGLTDDDLEHLANSDAAGRGVMKLSRRDLPVALATRADGATTVSATMICAALAEIAVFATGGIGGVHRGAESTLDISADLDELATTNVAVVCAGAKAILDLPKTVEYLETRGVPVLGYGTDELPAFYTRSSGIRLASRCDSPAMVARILRAKWQLGLNGGAVIANPIPQSAALDQGLIDDAITRALADADAQGVKGKDVTPFLLSRLEELTGGASLEANIALVRNNAAVAASIAHAYAELSAETALPPKPHLTRTRPWY is encoded by the coding sequence ATGCACGATTATCTTGCCATCCACCCCGAGGTCGCCGAGGCGCTCCAGGCCAGAAAGGCCGTGGTCGCGCTCGAATCGACCATCATTTCCCACGGGATGCCCTATCCGCGGAACGTGGAGACGGCTCGCCTTGTGGAGCGGACGATCCGCGACGGCGGCGCCGTCCCGGCGACGATCGCGGTTCTCGACGGCCGCATCCGGATCGGCCTGACCGACGACGACCTGGAGCATCTCGCCAACAGCGACGCCGCCGGCCGCGGGGTCATGAAACTGAGCCGGCGCGACCTGCCGGTGGCGCTCGCCACCCGCGCCGACGGCGCCACCACGGTTTCCGCCACCATGATCTGCGCGGCGTTGGCGGAGATCGCGGTCTTCGCCACCGGCGGCATCGGCGGCGTCCACCGCGGCGCCGAGAGCACGCTGGACATCTCCGCCGACCTGGACGAGCTGGCGACCACCAACGTCGCCGTGGTCTGCGCCGGCGCCAAGGCGATCCTCGACCTGCCCAAGACGGTCGAGTACCTGGAGACCCGCGGCGTCCCGGTGCTGGGCTACGGCACCGACGAGCTGCCGGCCTTCTACACCCGCTCCAGCGGCATCAGGCTGGCGTCCCGCTGCGACAGCCCGGCCATGGTCGCGCGCATCCTGCGCGCCAAGTGGCAGCTCGGCCTGAACGGCGGCGCCGTGATCGCCAACCCGATTCCGCAGTCGGCGGCGCTCGACCAGGGCCTCATCGACGACGCCATCACCCGGGCGCTGGCCGATGCCGACGCTCAGGGCGTGAAGGGCAAGGACGTGACCCCGTTCCTGCTGTCCCGCCTTGAGGAACTGACCGGCGGCGCCAGCCTGGAAGCCAACATAGCATTGGTCCGCAACAACGCCGCCGTGGCGGCCTCCATCGCCCACGCCTACGCCGAGCTGAGCGCGGAAACGGCCCTGCCGCCAAAGCCGCACCTGACCCGGACGCGGCCCTGGTATTGA
- a CDS encoding ANTAR domain-containing response regulator encodes MRLLVVDENPERSDVVLSGLKEAGYDVVATISKDDDLREGIRTHQPDLVIIDLESPYRDYLENLIMINRENPRPIAMFVAQEDSTLISEAIETGVSVYVADGLSPKMVKSILQIAIVQFTKFRKLQEELDKSKTALADRKVVERAKGLLMAHKGVTEEEAYRFLRKLAMDQNKRLAEIAENILSLSQLFKG; translated from the coding sequence TTGCGCCTTCTGGTCGTCGATGAGAACCCCGAGAGGTCCGATGTCGTCCTGTCCGGCCTCAAGGAAGCCGGTTACGACGTGGTCGCCACCATCAGCAAGGACGACGATCTGCGCGAGGGCATCAGGACGCACCAGCCCGACTTGGTCATCATCGACCTGGAGTCCCCCTACCGCGACTATCTGGAGAACCTGATCATGATCAACCGCGAGAACCCGCGGCCCATCGCGATGTTCGTGGCGCAGGAAGACAGCACGCTGATCAGCGAGGCGATCGAAACCGGGGTCAGCGTCTATGTCGCCGACGGCCTCAGCCCCAAGATGGTCAAGTCGATCCTTCAGATCGCGATCGTGCAGTTCACAAAATTCCGCAAGCTCCAGGAGGAGCTGGACAAGTCCAAGACCGCCCTGGCCGACCGCAAGGTGGTCGAGCGGGCCAAGGGCCTGCTGATGGCGCACAAGGGAGTGACCGAAGAAGAGGCATACCGTTTCCTGCGCAAGCTCGCCATGGACCAGAACAAGCGCCTCGCCGAGATCGCGGAGAACATCCTGTCGCTGTCCCAACTGTTCAAGGGCTGA
- a CDS encoding CmpA/NrtA family ABC transporter substrate-binding protein, whose translation MSKDPALFTSKLSARQDRRGILKAGASLAGTAALLSAIRAVAPAGAWAAGTDGIEKPTLTLGFIPLTDCAPLVIASEKGFFKKHGLDVTLSKEASWANIRDKVMIGALDGAHMLAGMPLAATLGIGAIRKPTVTGFSMDLNGNAITVSTALYDRMVEIDPETMKKHPVGAAALKKVIDADRKAGKEPLTFAMVFPVSTHNYELRYWMASAGIDPDEDVRLIVIPPPQMVANLQAGNIQGYCVGEPWNARAVQAGIGRTLVTNYDIWNNKIEKVFGVNQDWADANPNTHKALIRALIETAQWMDEPDNRMEVVEIISRKAYVNAPADVVKMSMTGTFQYAPKEPALPMPDFNVFHRYAANFPWRSQAVWYLTQMARWGQIEQPISFAKTAEAVFRTDIYREAAKELGVAYPTVDWKSEGTRAEPWTLADATRPIAMGPDRFLDGRAFDPADPVGYLRGFEVSKLKIDLDALAQANV comes from the coding sequence ATGTCCAAGGACCCAGCACTGTTCACCTCCAAGCTTTCCGCCCGGCAGGACCGCCGCGGCATCCTCAAGGCCGGCGCCTCGCTCGCCGGGACCGCGGCACTGCTCTCCGCGATCAGGGCGGTCGCCCCGGCGGGCGCCTGGGCGGCCGGCACCGACGGGATCGAGAAGCCGACGCTGACCCTGGGCTTCATTCCGCTGACCGACTGCGCGCCGCTGGTGATCGCCTCCGAAAAGGGCTTCTTCAAGAAGCACGGCCTGGACGTCACGCTGTCCAAGGAAGCTTCCTGGGCGAACATCCGCGACAAGGTGATGATCGGGGCGCTCGACGGCGCCCACATGCTGGCCGGCATGCCGCTCGCCGCGACGCTCGGCATCGGCGCGATCCGGAAGCCGACGGTCACCGGGTTCTCCATGGACCTCAACGGCAACGCCATCACCGTTTCGACGGCCCTCTACGACCGCATGGTCGAGATCGACCCCGAGACCATGAAGAAGCACCCGGTCGGCGCCGCCGCCCTGAAGAAGGTGATCGACGCCGACAGGAAGGCCGGCAAGGAGCCGCTGACCTTCGCCATGGTGTTCCCGGTCAGCACCCATAATTACGAACTGCGCTACTGGATGGCGTCGGCCGGCATCGATCCGGACGAGGACGTCCGCCTGATCGTGATCCCCCCGCCGCAGATGGTCGCCAACCTCCAGGCCGGCAACATCCAGGGCTACTGCGTCGGCGAGCCGTGGAACGCGCGCGCCGTGCAGGCCGGGATCGGGCGCACCCTGGTGACGAACTACGACATCTGGAACAACAAGATCGAGAAGGTCTTCGGCGTCAACCAGGACTGGGCCGACGCCAATCCCAACACCCACAAGGCCCTGATCCGCGCGCTGATCGAGACGGCGCAGTGGATGGACGAGCCGGACAACAGGATGGAGGTGGTCGAGATCATCTCCCGGAAGGCCTACGTCAACGCGCCGGCCGACGTGGTCAAGATGTCGATGACCGGCACCTTCCAGTACGCGCCGAAGGAACCGGCGCTGCCGATGCCGGACTTCAACGTGTTCCACCGCTACGCCGCCAATTTCCCGTGGCGCAGCCAGGCGGTGTGGTACCTGACCCAGATGGCGCGCTGGGGACAGATCGAGCAGCCGATCAGTTTCGCGAAGACCGCCGAGGCGGTGTTCCGCACCGACATATACCGGGAGGCCGCCAAGGAGCTGGGCGTCGCCTACCCGACCGTGGACTGGAAGTCGGAGGGAACGCGGGCGGAACCCTGGACGCTGGCGGACGCGACCCGGCCGATCGCCATGGGACCGGACCGCTTCCTCGACGGCCGCGCCTTCGATCCGGCCGACCCCGTGGGTTACCTGCGCGGCTTCGAGGTTTCGAAACTCAAGATCGACCTGGACGCCCTCGCCCAGGCGAACGTCTGA
- the ntrB gene encoding nitrate ABC transporter permease, whose translation MTSVPVDETTNSPAVQPQPSLPALPSAAARLRERLYQMLPDIVLPAITLLVVLLAWHLIAANLGGGFPGIGETWDRGVELLSDPFYSNGPNDMGLFWQVLYSLGRVMAGFLLAALVGVPVGFLMGSSAIFRKGWAPLIQILRPVSPLAWLPIGLLLFRAVDPSAIFVIFITSIWPMILNTAAGVEAIPNDYRNVAAVLRLNRIEMVRHILLPATLPHVLTGMRLSLGIAWMVIVAAEMLTGGIGIGFFVWDEWNNLNVSSIIVAIVVIGLVGILLDMGMNLIQRRFDHSNR comes from the coding sequence ATGACCAGCGTCCCGGTGGACGAGACCACGAACTCGCCCGCAGTCCAGCCACAACCGTCCCTTCCCGCCCTCCCCTCGGCAGCGGCCCGCCTCCGCGAGCGGCTTTACCAGATGCTGCCCGACATCGTGCTGCCGGCCATCACCCTCCTGGTGGTCCTGCTGGCATGGCACCTGATCGCCGCCAACCTGGGCGGCGGCTTCCCCGGCATCGGGGAGACGTGGGACCGCGGCGTCGAGCTGCTGTCGGACCCGTTCTACAGCAACGGCCCCAACGACATGGGACTGTTCTGGCAGGTGCTCTACTCGCTGGGCCGCGTCATGGCGGGGTTCCTGCTGGCCGCCCTGGTGGGGGTTCCGGTCGGGTTCCTGATGGGCTCCAGCGCGATCTTCCGCAAGGGCTGGGCGCCGCTGATCCAGATCCTGCGGCCGGTCAGCCCGCTGGCCTGGCTGCCGATCGGGCTGCTGCTGTTCCGGGCGGTCGATCCCTCCGCGATCTTCGTGATCTTCATCACCAGCATCTGGCCGATGATCCTGAATACTGCCGCCGGGGTCGAGGCGATCCCCAACGACTACCGCAACGTGGCCGCCGTCCTGCGGCTCAACCGGATCGAGATGGTCCGCCACATCCTGCTGCCCGCCACCCTGCCCCACGTGCTGACCGGCATGCGCCTGTCGCTGGGCATCGCCTGGATGGTCATCGTGGCGGCAGAGATGCTGACCGGCGGCATCGGCATCGGCTTCTTCGTCTGGGACGAATGGAACAACCTCAACGTGTCGAGCATCATCGTCGCCATCGTCGTGATCGGGCTGGTCGGCATCCTTCTGGACATGGGCATGAACCTGATCCAGCGCCGCTTCGACCACTCCAACCGCTGA
- a CDS encoding ABC transporter ATP-binding protein, whose protein sequence is MTAYLSIEGVGITFNPRKSPVPAVRDVDLKIARGEFVSIIGHSGCGKSTVLNIVAGLLKPTLGGVFLEGRLVDAPGPDRAVVFQNHSLLPWLTVYDNVRLAVDKVFGKTRGAQERHDWTLHNLNLVGMAHAVGKHPSEISGGMKQRVGIARALAMEPKVLLMDEPFGALDALNRARLQDALMQIQNTLRNTVIMITHDVDEAVLLSDRIVMMTNGPAATIGEVLDIPLERPRKRLDLADDATYAHCRGEVLRFLYARHRPVDADAA, encoded by the coding sequence ATGACCGCATATCTGAGCATCGAGGGCGTCGGCATCACCTTCAACCCCCGGAAGTCGCCGGTCCCGGCGGTGCGCGACGTGGACCTGAAGATCGCCAGGGGCGAGTTCGTCAGCATCATCGGCCATTCCGGCTGCGGCAAGTCCACCGTGCTGAACATCGTCGCGGGCCTGCTGAAGCCGACGCTGGGCGGGGTCTTCCTGGAAGGCAGGCTGGTGGACGCGCCGGGTCCCGACCGGGCCGTGGTGTTCCAGAACCACTCGCTGCTGCCCTGGCTGACCGTCTACGACAATGTCCGCCTGGCGGTGGACAAGGTGTTCGGCAAGACCCGCGGCGCGCAGGAGCGCCACGACTGGACCCTGCACAACCTGAACCTGGTCGGCATGGCGCACGCCGTCGGCAAGCATCCGTCCGAGATTTCCGGCGGCATGAAGCAGCGGGTCGGCATCGCCCGTGCGCTGGCGATGGAGCCCAAGGTGCTGCTGATGGACGAGCCGTTCGGGGCGCTCGACGCGCTCAACCGCGCCCGGCTCCAGGACGCCCTGATGCAGATCCAGAACACGCTGCGCAACACCGTCATCATGATCACCCACGACGTGGACGAGGCCGTGCTGCTGTCCGACCGCATCGTGATGATGACCAACGGTCCCGCCGCCACCATAGGCGAAGTGCTGGACATCCCGCTGGAACGTCCGCGCAAGCGCCTCGACCTGGCCGACGACGCGACCTACGCCCATTGCCGCGGCGAAGTGCTGCGATTCCTCTACGCCCGGCATCGTCCCGTCGATGCCGACGCCGCCTGA
- the nirB gene encoding nitrite reductase large subunit NirB, with product MTLANTKERLVLVGNGMAGIRTVEELLQRDPDRYEITVFGAEPHVNYNRIMLSPVLAGEKTFDQIVLNDRSWYDRNGIALLTGEKVEKIDREARTVTSIGGRTVGYDRLLLATGSDPFIIPVPGRDLPGVVTFRDMFDVEAMLRKAADGGRHAVVIGGGLLGLEAANGLAVNGMKVTVIHLMGTIMERQLDEAAGFLLQRELEDRGIDVITNADTKAILGEGHVTGVLLKDGREIPADLVVMAVGIRPSTGLAKAAGLAVERGVVVDDHMVTSDPAILAVGECVQHRGATYGLVAPLWEMARVCADQLAGRPESAYAGSVTSTKLKVTGIDVFSAGDFSGGKDCEDIVFRDAARGVYKRIVLKEDRIAGAVLYGDTRDGAWYFQMLREAENVAPLRETLIFGQGFGGQGFGGGGAANPKAAVAALSDSAEICGCNGVCKGAITRAIADKGLTSLDDVRTHTKASASCGSCTGLVEQLLELSLGDGYQAAAAAKPLCKCTHHPHDDVRRLIVAGELKSIPAVMQALEWKTPNGCHSCRPALNYYLLAAWPGEYKDDYQSRFVNERVHANIQKDGTYSVVPRMWGGLTSAKELRAIADVVDKFAIPTVKVTGGQRIDLFGVKKEDLPAVWKDLNEAGMVSGHAYAKGLRTVKTCVGSEWCRFGTQDSTGMGVKLERMTWGTWTPHKVKLAVSGCPRNCAEATIKDFGVVAVDSGWELYVAGNGGMKVRECDFLAKVETEEQVLEYCGAFLQLYREEARYLDRTAPWVERVGLDYVKKRVVEDDEGRRALFARFRFSQVFSQTDPWDERASRGVDSHEFAPLAMVG from the coding sequence ATGACCCTGGCAAACACCAAGGAACGCCTCGTCCTCGTCGGCAACGGCATGGCCGGCATCCGCACCGTCGAGGAACTGCTCCAGCGCGATCCCGACCGGTACGAGATCACCGTGTTCGGTGCCGAGCCCCACGTGAACTACAACCGCATCATGCTGTCGCCGGTGCTGGCCGGCGAGAAGACCTTCGACCAGATCGTCCTGAACGACCGCTCCTGGTACGACCGGAACGGCATCGCCCTGCTGACCGGCGAGAAGGTCGAGAAGATCGACCGGGAGGCCCGGACGGTGACTTCCATCGGCGGCCGGACGGTCGGCTACGACCGGCTGCTGCTGGCGACCGGGTCGGACCCGTTCATCATCCCGGTGCCCGGCCGCGACCTGCCCGGCGTGGTGACGTTCCGCGACATGTTCGACGTCGAGGCCATGCTGAGGAAGGCAGCCGACGGGGGCAGGCACGCCGTCGTGATCGGCGGCGGCCTGCTCGGCCTGGAAGCGGCAAACGGGCTGGCCGTCAACGGCATGAAAGTGACCGTGATCCACCTGATGGGCACGATCATGGAACGCCAGCTCGACGAGGCCGCGGGCTTCCTGCTCCAGCGCGAACTGGAGGACCGCGGCATCGACGTGATCACGAATGCTGACACGAAGGCCATCCTGGGCGAAGGCCACGTCACCGGCGTGCTGCTGAAGGACGGGCGCGAGATCCCGGCCGACCTGGTGGTCATGGCGGTCGGCATCCGGCCGAGCACCGGGCTCGCCAAGGCCGCCGGCCTCGCGGTCGAGCGCGGCGTCGTGGTGGACGACCATATGGTGACCTCCGACCCCGCCATCCTGGCGGTCGGCGAATGCGTCCAGCACCGCGGGGCGACCTATGGCCTCGTGGCTCCCCTGTGGGAGATGGCGCGGGTCTGCGCCGACCAGCTCGCCGGCAGGCCGGAATCCGCCTATGCCGGCTCGGTCACCAGCACCAAGCTGAAGGTGACCGGCATCGACGTGTTCTCGGCCGGCGACTTCAGCGGCGGCAAGGACTGCGAGGACATCGTCTTCCGCGACGCCGCGCGCGGCGTCTACAAGCGAATCGTGCTGAAGGAGGACAGGATCGCCGGCGCCGTGCTGTACGGCGACACCAGGGACGGTGCCTGGTACTTCCAGATGCTGCGCGAGGCGGAGAATGTCGCCCCGCTGCGCGAGACGCTGATCTTCGGCCAAGGATTCGGGGGCCAGGGCTTCGGAGGAGGAGGAGCCGCAAACCCTAAGGCCGCCGTTGCCGCCCTCTCCGACAGTGCGGAGATCTGCGGCTGCAACGGCGTGTGCAAGGGCGCCATCACCAGGGCCATCGCCGACAAGGGCCTGACCTCGCTGGACGACGTGCGGACCCATACCAAGGCCTCGGCCTCCTGCGGGTCCTGCACCGGGCTGGTCGAGCAGCTCCTGGAACTGTCGCTCGGCGACGGGTACCAGGCCGCCGCGGCCGCCAAGCCCCTGTGCAAATGCACCCACCATCCGCACGACGACGTTCGCCGGCTGATCGTGGCGGGAGAGCTGAAGAGCATCCCGGCGGTGATGCAGGCACTGGAATGGAAGACGCCCAACGGCTGCCACAGCTGCCGGCCGGCGCTCAACTACTACCTGCTGGCGGCATGGCCGGGCGAGTACAAGGACGACTACCAGTCCCGCTTCGTCAACGAGCGGGTCCACGCCAACATCCAGAAGGACGGCACATACTCGGTCGTGCCGCGCATGTGGGGCGGCCTGACCTCCGCCAAGGAGCTGCGGGCCATCGCCGACGTGGTGGACAAGTTCGCCATTCCGACGGTCAAGGTCACCGGCGGCCAGCGGATCGACCTGTTCGGCGTGAAGAAGGAAGACCTTCCCGCCGTCTGGAAGGACCTGAACGAGGCCGGCATGGTCTCCGGGCACGCCTATGCCAAGGGCCTGCGGACCGTGAAGACCTGCGTCGGGTCCGAATGGTGCCGGTTCGGCACGCAGGATTCGACCGGCATGGGCGTCAAGCTGGAGCGGATGACCTGGGGCACCTGGACCCCGCACAAGGTCAAGCTGGCGGTGTCTGGCTGCCCGCGCAATTGCGCCGAGGCGACCATCAAGGATTTCGGCGTCGTCGCCGTGGACAGCGGCTGGGAGCTGTACGTCGCCGGCAACGGAGGCATGAAGGTCCGCGAGTGCGACTTCCTGGCCAAGGTCGAGACCGAGGAGCAGGTGCTGGAGTATTGCGGCGCCTTCCTTCAGCTCTACCGGGAGGAGGCGCGGTACCTGGACCGCACGGCGCCTTGGGTCGAGCGGGTCGGCCTCGACTATGTGAAGAAGCGGGTGGTCGAGGACGACGAGGGCCGCCGCGCCCTGTTCGCCCGCTTCCGGTTCTCGCAGGTGTTCTCGCAAACCGACCCCTGGGACGAGCGCGCCTCCCGGGGCGTCGACTCCCACGAGTTCGCGCCGCTCGCGATGGTGGGGTGA
- the nirD gene encoding nitrite reductase small subunit NirD has translation MKEDITWIEVGRVADIPPAGARVVKTPRGDIAVFRTADDDVFAVRDRCPHAGGPLSQGIVHGARVTCPLHNWVIDLASGEATGPDEGCAGTFPVQVENGLIRLGLRLPPGPALGVPGAAS, from the coding sequence ATGAAGGAAGACATCACCTGGATCGAGGTCGGCCGGGTCGCCGACATTCCGCCGGCCGGGGCGCGGGTCGTGAAGACCCCGCGCGGCGACATCGCGGTATTCCGCACAGCCGACGACGACGTGTTCGCGGTGCGCGACCGCTGCCCCCATGCCGGCGGGCCGCTGTCCCAGGGCATCGTCCACGGCGCGCGGGTCACCTGCCCGCTGCACAACTGGGTCATCGACCTGGCCTCGGGCGAGGCCACCGGACCGGACGAGGGCTGCGCCGGGACCTTCCCGGTGCAGGTCGAGAACGGTCTGATCCGGCTGGGCCTGCGCCTGCCCCCCGGCCCGGCCCTCGGTGTGCCCGGGGCGGCGTCGTGA